From Microlunatus capsulatus, a single genomic window includes:
- a CDS encoding DMT family transporter — MAEPAPLPPGRLPLLLAFVLLAFAANSLITRHVVAAGLADPGLLTGVRVLAAAVALLAVALLRDGRVARPGRAALVPTLALGVYAVCISYGYVLIGAAAGTFVFYAAVMVTLVGSDVVRRTPVPVRRRVGAGVSLLGIGVLSAGRVELVTPAGVLLLALTGVAWGVYTALGRTTGDPRLATTANFALLAVVVVVPTAAGAAAGLTLTGAGLAWGVLMGAGTTAFAYVAWYVCQRSLTGTAAGTTQLVIPVVTTLGAVLLLGERLSWTLLVAAVLVGGGLWLNRPARPPARPGPI; from the coding sequence GTGGCTGAGCCGGCGCCGCTGCCCCCGGGCCGGCTCCCGCTGCTGCTGGCCTTCGTGCTGCTGGCCTTCGCGGCCAACTCCCTCATCACCCGGCACGTCGTGGCCGCCGGGCTGGCCGACCCGGGCCTGCTCACCGGGGTCCGGGTGCTGGCGGCGGCCGTCGCCCTGCTGGCCGTCGCCCTGCTGCGGGACGGCCGGGTGGCCAGGCCCGGCCGCGCCGCGCTGGTGCCGACGCTGGCCCTCGGCGTCTACGCCGTCTGCATCTCCTACGGCTACGTGCTGATCGGCGCCGCGGCCGGCACCTTCGTCTTCTACGCCGCGGTGATGGTCACCCTCGTCGGCTCCGACGTCGTCCGGCGCACCCCCGTGCCGGTCCGCCGCCGGGTGGGTGCCGGCGTCTCGCTGCTGGGCATCGGGGTGCTGAGCGCGGGCCGGGTGGAGCTGGTCACGCCGGCCGGGGTGCTGCTGCTCGCGCTCACCGGGGTGGCCTGGGGCGTCTACACCGCGCTGGGGCGCACCACCGGCGACCCGCGGCTGGCCACCACGGCCAACTTCGCGCTGCTGGCGGTCGTGGTCGTGGTGCCGACGGCCGCCGGGGCCGCCGCGGGGCTGACGCTGACCGGGGCCGGCCTGGCCTGGGGCGTGCTGATGGGGGCGGGGACGACGGCCTTCGCCTACGTGGCCTGGTACGTCTGCCAGCGCTCCCTGACCGGCACCGCGGCGGGCACCACGCAGCTGGTCATCCCCGTCGTGACGACGCTGGGCGCGGTGCTGCTGCTGGGCGAGCGGCTGTCCTGGACGCTGCTCGTCGCGGCCGTCCTGGTGGGCGGCGGGCTCTGGCTCAACCGCCCGGCCCGCCCGCCGGCCCGCCCTGGGCCGATCTGA
- a CDS encoding NAD(P)-dependent alcohol dehydrogenase — protein sequence MLTVHAYAAPSATAPLEPTTIERRDLGPRDILIDIKFAGICHSDIHTARGEWGDAGWPIVVGHEIAGVVAEVGSDVDKHVVGDRVGVGCLVDSCRQCESCLKGLEQYCLNGNIGTYGGIGRDGKPTAGGYSTHIVVDQDFALRIPEGIALDEAAPLLCAGITLYSPLNHWNAGPGKKVAIIGLGGLGHMGVKIAHAMGAEVTVLSQSLKKQEDGLRLGADHYYATSEPETFEQLGGTFDLIVNTVSANLDLDAYMGLLAVDGTLVEVGAPEHPMSVKAFSLLPGRRSLAGSSIGGIPETQEMLDFCAEHHLGAEIEVISADKINEAWDRVVASDVRYRFVIDTATLGA from the coding sequence ATGCTGACCGTCCACGCCTACGCCGCGCCCAGCGCCACCGCGCCGCTCGAGCCCACCACCATCGAGCGCCGTGACCTCGGCCCGCGCGACATCCTCATCGACATCAAGTTCGCCGGCATCTGCCACTCCGACATCCACACCGCGCGCGGCGAGTGGGGCGACGCGGGCTGGCCCATCGTCGTCGGCCACGAGATCGCGGGCGTCGTCGCCGAGGTCGGGTCCGACGTCGACAAGCACGTCGTCGGCGACCGCGTCGGCGTCGGCTGCCTCGTCGACTCCTGCCGCCAGTGCGAGTCCTGCCTCAAGGGCCTCGAGCAGTACTGCCTCAACGGCAACATCGGCACCTACGGCGGCATCGGCCGCGACGGCAAGCCGACCGCCGGCGGCTACTCGACCCACATCGTCGTCGACCAGGACTTCGCGCTCCGCATCCCCGAGGGCATCGCGCTGGACGAGGCCGCCCCGCTGCTCTGCGCCGGCATCACGCTGTACTCCCCGCTGAACCACTGGAACGCCGGGCCCGGCAAGAAGGTGGCCATCATCGGCCTCGGCGGGCTGGGGCACATGGGCGTCAAGATCGCCCACGCCATGGGGGCCGAGGTGACCGTGCTGAGCCAGTCGCTGAAGAAGCAGGAGGACGGCCTGCGCCTGGGCGCCGACCACTATTACGCGACGAGCGAGCCGGAGACCTTCGAGCAGCTCGGCGGCACCTTCGACCTCATCGTCAACACCGTCTCGGCCAACCTCGACCTGGACGCCTACATGGGCCTGCTGGCCGTCGACGGCACGCTCGTCGAGGTGGGCGCCCCCGAGCACCCGATGTCGGTCAAGGCGTTCTCGCTGCTGCCCGGTCGCCGCAGCCTCGCCGGCTCCAGCATCGGCGGCATCCCCGAGACCCAGGAGATGCTCGACTTCTGCGCCGAGCACCACCTGGGCGCCGAGATCGAGGTCATCAGCGCCGACAAGATCAACGAGGCCTGGGACCGCGTCGTCGCCAGCGACGTCCGGTACCGCTTCGTCATCGACACCGCGACCCTGGGCGCCTGA
- a CDS encoding glycosyltransferase family 9 protein: MSDGPSAGPGRAPVVGALAPRFDDVTRIAVLRGGGLGDLVFALPAAEALAAAYPGATLTLLGAPGHAALLAGRPSPFADVVVLPVRPGVRDGVEDPAATAAFLDDQRARGYDLAVQVHGGGANSNPFLLALGARHTVGLRAEDAPALERTVPYLYYQHEVLRALEVAALAGAPAVDLEPRLRLTPAEEEARRSGPAGPPLVVLHPGATDPRRRWPPASFAAVAAALAAEGADVVVVGDASEVGLAEQLLAAVPPEHAPRVRSTAGRGTLPELVDLLLRADLVVADDSGPRHVAAALGTPTVGVYWFGNALNAGALSRGRHRLQLAWTTQCPVCGVDVTALGAPRCPHDDSFVADVPVAAVLADARALLAGADRRSGDRAD, translated from the coding sequence GTGAGCGACGGCCCCTCCGCCGGGCCCGGCCGCGCGCCCGTCGTGGGCGCGCTGGCCCCCCGGTTCGACGACGTCACCCGGATCGCGGTGCTGCGCGGCGGCGGCCTCGGCGACCTCGTCTTCGCGCTGCCGGCGGCCGAGGCGCTGGCCGCGGCGTACCCGGGCGCGACGCTGACCCTGCTGGGCGCGCCCGGGCACGCGGCGCTGCTGGCCGGCCGGCCCTCGCCGTTCGCCGACGTCGTCGTGCTGCCCGTCCGGCCCGGGGTCCGCGACGGGGTGGAGGACCCGGCCGCCACGGCCGCCTTCCTCGACGACCAGCGGGCCCGGGGCTACGACCTCGCCGTCCAGGTGCACGGCGGGGGCGCGAACTCCAACCCGTTCCTGCTGGCCCTCGGCGCCCGGCACACCGTCGGCCTGCGGGCCGAGGACGCGCCGGCGCTGGAGCGGACCGTGCCCTACCTCTACTACCAGCACGAGGTGCTGCGCGCCCTCGAGGTGGCCGCGCTGGCCGGGGCGCCGGCGGTCGACCTGGAGCCGCGGCTCCGGCTGACGCCGGCCGAGGAGGAGGCGCGCCGGTCCGGTCCTGCCGGTCCGCCGCTCGTCGTGCTGCACCCCGGCGCGACCGACCCCCGCCGCCGCTGGCCGCCGGCCTCCTTCGCCGCCGTCGCCGCGGCGCTGGCGGCCGAGGGCGCGGACGTGGTCGTCGTCGGCGACGCCTCCGAGGTGGGGCTGGCCGAGCAGCTGCTGGCGGCGGTCCCGCCGGAGCACGCACCGCGGGTCCGCTCGACGGCCGGCCGGGGGACCCTCCCGGAGCTCGTCGACCTGCTGCTGCGCGCCGACCTGGTGGTGGCGGACGACTCCGGCCCGCGGCACGTCGCCGCAGCGCTGGGCACCCCGACCGTCGGCGTCTACTGGTTCGGCAACGCCCTCAACGCCGGCGCCCTGAGCCGGGGCCGGCACCGGCTGCAGCTGGCCTGGACGACCCAATGCCCGGTCTGCGGCGTCGACGTCACCGCCCTGGGGGCCCCGCGCTGCCCGCACGACGACTCCTTCGTCGCCGACGTGCCCGTCGCGGCCGTGCTGGCCGACGCTCGGGCGCTGCTCGCCGGCGCGGATCGGCGGAGCGGGGACCGGGCAGACTGA
- a CDS encoding glycosyltransferase family 9 protein, with amino-acid sequence MQILGEPDGRPELLALRALKLGDLLVAVPAVHAIRRTHPDHRLVLAVPGWLDPVVDLVGGVDALLPTPGLDDLLPLAPGRVDTVVDLHGGPDSRRVLEALEPRVRLGHAAPGWDGPAWEDGVLERYRWARLVTAHEMPADPDDVALLRGPTPSPAPGAVVVHVGAFYGCRAWPVERFAAVARALVDDGHHVVLTGSARERDRALEVGALAGLAEADVLAGRTDLAALAALVADAALLVSVDTGVPHLASAYRTPSVVIFGPAPPEEWGPPAGGPHVVLTDARLRVGDTFGSTPDPALLAVTADDVLVAARDLLARTAGG; translated from the coding sequence GTGCAGATCCTCGGCGAGCCGGACGGACGTCCGGAGCTGCTCGCGCTCCGCGCCCTCAAGCTGGGCGACCTGCTGGTCGCGGTGCCCGCCGTCCACGCGATCCGGCGGACGCACCCCGACCACCGGCTGGTGCTCGCCGTCCCCGGCTGGCTGGACCCCGTCGTCGACCTCGTCGGCGGCGTCGACGCGCTGCTGCCGACGCCGGGGCTGGACGACCTGTTGCCCCTGGCTCCCGGCCGGGTGGACACCGTCGTCGACCTGCACGGCGGCCCGGACAGCCGGCGGGTGCTGGAGGCGCTGGAGCCCCGGGTCCGCCTCGGCCACGCCGCCCCCGGCTGGGACGGCCCGGCCTGGGAGGACGGCGTGCTGGAGCGGTACCGCTGGGCCCGGCTCGTCACCGCGCACGAGATGCCGGCCGACCCCGACGACGTCGCCCTGCTCCGCGGGCCGACGCCCTCCCCGGCCCCGGGGGCCGTCGTCGTCCACGTCGGCGCCTTCTACGGCTGCCGCGCCTGGCCCGTCGAGCGCTTCGCCGCCGTCGCCCGCGCCCTGGTCGACGACGGCCACCACGTCGTGCTGACCGGCAGCGCCCGGGAGCGGGACCGCGCCCTCGAGGTCGGCGCGCTGGCCGGGCTGGCCGAGGCCGACGTGCTGGCCGGCCGCACCGACCTGGCCGCGCTGGCCGCCCTGGTGGCCGACGCCGCCCTGCTCGTCTCGGTCGACACCGGCGTCCCGCACCTGGCCTCGGCCTACCGGACGCCGTCGGTCGTGATCTTCGGCCCCGCGCCGCCCGAGGAGTGGGGCCCGCCGGCCGGCGGCCCGCACGTCGTCCTCACCGACGCCCGGCTCCGGGTGGGCGACACCTTCGGCTCGACGCCGGACCCCGCGCTGCTGGCGGTGACGGCCGACGACGTCCTGGTCGCCGCCCGCGACCTGCTGGCCCGCACCGCCGGTGGCTGA